In Acaryochloris marina S15, a single genomic region encodes these proteins:
- a CDS encoding glycosyltransferase family 4 protein, whose product MKQHRILFVNHVGALAGAEYCCLSIAAAYRATSQMLLFEDGPFRQVLEKAGVPVTVVNAPDSLLSIRTSSGLASLKAIPALWQMAQQIAKASQGFDFICANSQKAFIASSLATLIGTPPLVWHLRDILTAKHFSGVNRRVAITLANSRAAQVWVASQATADAFIAVGGRPDLVKVMYDGIESDRFDQVTPDAANAVRQELGLGDVPLVGLFSRLSPWKGQHVLIEALRSLPDVHGLLVGDALFGEQDYVSMIKEMAATDDLADRIHWLGFRQDVPALMKACDIVIHASTEPEPCARIAIEGQLAQKPVIATAAGGMLEVIADRQSGRLVPPGNADVLAAAIRELLNDQQLASTLAKQGMQSAATKFAPEVCLGAVDQALTTLV is encoded by the coding sequence ATGAAACAGCATCGCATTCTCTTTGTAAATCACGTTGGTGCGCTAGCAGGGGCAGAATATTGCTGTTTGAGTATTGCTGCTGCCTATCGAGCAACGAGCCAGATGTTGCTCTTTGAAGATGGACCGTTTCGTCAGGTTCTGGAAAAGGCTGGGGTGCCGGTTACCGTCGTCAATGCACCGGACTCTCTGTTGTCTATCCGCACATCAAGTGGCTTGGCTTCTCTCAAAGCGATTCCAGCTTTGTGGCAAATGGCCCAGCAGATTGCTAAAGCCTCTCAAGGATTTGACTTCATTTGTGCGAATTCTCAAAAAGCTTTTATTGCTTCTAGCTTGGCAACGCTAATCGGGACGCCTCCGTTAGTTTGGCATTTGCGAGATATCCTGACTGCTAAGCATTTTAGTGGTGTGAATCGCCGTGTAGCCATCACTCTGGCGAATAGCCGGGCTGCTCAAGTGTGGGTTGCATCCCAGGCAACGGCTGATGCCTTTATCGCCGTGGGCGGTCGTCCTGATCTAGTTAAGGTGATGTATGACGGGATTGAATCTGACCGGTTTGATCAAGTGACGCCTGATGCTGCAAATGCTGTTCGCCAAGAATTAGGTCTGGGTGATGTGCCTTTGGTGGGACTCTTTAGCCGATTATCTCCATGGAAAGGTCAACATGTCCTTATTGAAGCGCTGCGATCTTTACCGGATGTACATGGGTTATTGGTGGGAGATGCTTTGTTTGGAGAGCAAGACTATGTTTCTATGATTAAAGAAATGGCGGCTACGGATGACTTAGCGGATCGAATTCATTGGTTGGGATTTCGACAAGATGTCCCGGCTTTGATGAAAGCTTGCGATATTGTCATCCATGCCTCTACTGAGCCTGAACCCTGTGCCAGAATTGCCATTGAAGGACAGCTAGCCCAAAAGCCAGTGATTGCTACAGCGGCAGGCGGCATGTTGGAAGTGATTGCAGATCGACAATCGGGGCGATTAGTACCCCCAGGTAATGCCGATGTATTGGCAGCAGCTATTCGTGAGCTTTTGAATGATCAACAGCTTGCCTCGACTTTAGCTAAACAAGGGATGCAGTCTGCTGCCACTAAGTTTGCCCCCGAGGTTTGCCTCGGTGCCGTTGATCAAGCCCTCACCACTCTGGTTTGA
- a CDS encoding acyltransferase translates to MPQEAGSHPQHRIEWIDYAKGIGIFLVVLGHVLRGLVDSVGAGYEQELLAIDQWIYAFHMPLFFLLSGLFADRAVTKSPRTFLIDRFQKILYPYFLWSAIIGALRIISGQNKGTTLPQFFTGFWTTLYYPIDIFWFLFALFLVSTIFYGLRKLQVPLPLILLASSVLYGVSVIFPLWMSWDPWLRVQTYSLYFVLGAMARPLLTTPRPPKALGLGIIGSVVVLTLCIYFQFLVTPDPNPALALTGVYGCILLAKLIAQQQWMPLIRHWGSASLPIYVSHTIATATTRIILQKGLVTHLYAHIVLGVMAGLLLPMLLVKGLERIGFPYLFTLARKA, encoded by the coding sequence ATGCCCCAGGAAGCAGGAAGTCACCCTCAACACCGGATCGAATGGATTGACTATGCCAAAGGCATCGGTATTTTTCTAGTCGTTCTTGGCCATGTCCTGCGAGGTCTGGTGGATTCTGTAGGGGCAGGCTATGAGCAAGAGCTATTGGCAATAGATCAGTGGATCTATGCCTTTCATATGCCCTTATTTTTCTTGCTCTCGGGTTTATTTGCAGACCGTGCCGTCACCAAATCCCCTAGAACATTTCTGATCGATCGATTTCAAAAGATCCTATATCCCTACTTCCTTTGGTCTGCCATCATTGGAGCCCTCAGAATTATCTCGGGCCAAAACAAAGGAACGACTCTGCCTCAATTTTTCACAGGGTTTTGGACCACCCTTTATTACCCTATCGATATCTTCTGGTTCTTATTTGCCTTATTTTTGGTCTCTACGATTTTCTATGGCTTAAGAAAGCTGCAGGTGCCCTTGCCCCTCATCCTCTTGGCCTCAAGTGTGCTGTACGGTGTGTCAGTGATTTTCCCCCTATGGATGAGTTGGGATCCTTGGCTACGAGTCCAAACCTATTCCCTCTATTTTGTGCTGGGAGCCATGGCTCGTCCGCTCCTCACGACTCCACGCCCTCCAAAAGCCCTAGGATTAGGCATCATTGGCAGTGTTGTAGTCCTCACCCTTTGCATCTATTTTCAATTTCTAGTGACCCCTGATCCCAATCCAGCCCTAGCCTTGACCGGTGTGTATGGTTGCATCTTGCTCGCTAAGTTGATCGCCCAACAGCAATGGATGCCGCTCATCCGACATTGGGGCAGTGCATCCCTCCCGATTTATGTCTCCCATACCATCGCCACAGCCACGACGCGAATTATCCTCCAAAAAGGGCTAGTCACCCATCTTTATGCCCATATCGTCTTGGGGGTCATGGCAGGATTATTGCTGCCCATGCTTTTAGTAAAAGGCCTCGAACGGATCGGTTTTCCTTATTTGTTTACGTTGGCCCGTAAAGCATAA
- a CDS encoding methyltransferase domain-containing protein has translation MGSQFRFSDVALSLLCCPVCKGHLELQDHHLSCQNPGCPSIFPVVNSAPILLNESTSIFSIAEFEEEEGTIVPPTGNGVKARISAALPNIDVNPVAKQNYKQFTQQLLQYSDHPKVLVIGCGNLGQGMEALVSQSNIELIESDIYFSERTQLICDAHDLPFADQSIDGVIIQAVLEHVVDPYRCVAEMHRVLKPNGLVYAETPFMQQVHMGRYDFTRFTHLGHRRLFRHFQEVESGPVGGPGMALAWSYQYFLLSFTKRKALRKLIKIFTRLTSFYLQYFDRYLVQQSGVFDAASGYYFIGKKDTVVLSDRELIKLYKGNI, from the coding sequence ATGGGTTCTCAATTCCGTTTTTCTGACGTTGCTCTATCTTTGCTATGCTGCCCGGTTTGTAAAGGCCACCTGGAGTTGCAGGACCATCATTTGTCTTGTCAGAATCCTGGCTGTCCTTCGATCTTTCCTGTTGTCAATAGTGCTCCCATCCTATTGAATGAAAGCACCAGCATTTTTTCCATTGCAGAATTTGAGGAGGAGGAAGGGACTATTGTTCCGCCAACAGGCAATGGGGTAAAAGCTCGAATCAGTGCTGCACTGCCCAATATTGATGTCAATCCGGTTGCTAAGCAGAACTATAAACAGTTCACGCAGCAGCTTTTGCAATATTCAGACCATCCCAAAGTGTTAGTGATTGGCTGTGGCAATTTGGGACAAGGAATGGAAGCATTGGTCAGCCAATCTAATATTGAACTGATTGAAAGTGATATTTATTTCAGTGAACGGACCCAGTTAATCTGCGATGCTCACGATCTCCCGTTTGCTGATCAGTCTATAGATGGTGTGATTATTCAGGCAGTACTGGAACATGTGGTGGATCCATATCGATGTGTAGCAGAGATGCATCGAGTTCTGAAGCCGAATGGTCTAGTGTATGCTGAAACCCCTTTTATGCAACAAGTGCATATGGGGCGCTATGACTTTACGCGATTTACCCATTTAGGACATCGACGTTTATTTCGTCACTTTCAAGAGGTGGAGAGTGGACCTGTCGGTGGTCCAGGCATGGCTTTGGCCTGGTCCTATCAGTACTTTTTGCTCAGTTTTACAAAACGGAAAGCGTTGCGTAAGCTGATCAAAATTTTTACTAGACTGACATCCTTCTATTTGCAATATTTTGATCGGTATTTAGTTCAACAATCGGGTGTATTTGATGCTGCATCTGGCTATTATTTTATAGGTAAAAAAGATACTGTTGTCCTATCAGATAGAGAGCTAATTAAACTCTATAAAGGGAATATTTAA
- a CDS encoding nucleotidyltransferase family protein has translation MTAVGLENKAVISPEVELLLTCCRTKIDLDQQARILHLLQPSIDWHTLVRLANAHGVQTLLYQSVKSIGADQIPIAVLKDLTVYAQQISIFNTILTRDLLKILDLLQTHDIRALPFKGPVLAASVYGSISLRHFCDLDILVSPQDFAQTIEVLVAEGYQLAYEWNLLDQDLELTLRNSKSEYQLIKDAVSIDLHQTLTVERFLSSQFTFDYLWGNREPVLLSGHTFYSFGSDDLLMYLCIHGSKDCWRKLKWICDLSECIQQTPGRDWPHFLQGAAQMGCERMVLLGLCLTQQVLGTELPDVVRVKINAHPGCSRLAQDFAQRLFDQENELGRSFTPQKFIRHWQMTETRRDRIACILDIRRPIHGFWLKCLPNVNDRDFLVLPKPLYFLYFLIRPLRLGLKHLNAANP, from the coding sequence ATGACTGCTGTAGGACTTGAGAATAAGGCTGTAATTAGCCCTGAAGTTGAACTCTTGCTGACTTGTTGCCGCACGAAGATTGATCTAGATCAGCAAGCACGAATTCTACATCTTCTGCAGCCTTCGATTGATTGGCATACCCTGGTTCGACTCGCTAATGCCCACGGTGTCCAGACGTTGTTGTATCAATCGGTCAAGTCGATTGGGGCGGATCAGATTCCTATCGCCGTTCTCAAGGATCTAACGGTTTATGCCCAACAGATCTCCATCTTTAATACCATCTTGACTAGAGATTTGCTCAAGATTCTTGATCTTTTGCAGACCCATGATATTCGAGCCTTACCTTTTAAAGGACCGGTGTTAGCAGCATCTGTGTATGGCAGCATCAGCTTAAGACATTTTTGTGATCTAGATATTTTGGTGAGTCCTCAAGACTTTGCTCAAACCATAGAGGTGCTGGTTGCGGAGGGATATCAACTGGCCTATGAGTGGAATTTGCTTGATCAGGATTTGGAGTTAACCCTCCGCAACTCTAAAAGTGAATATCAGTTGATCAAGGATGCCGTATCGATTGATTTACACCAAACCCTTACGGTAGAACGATTTTTGTCTTCTCAATTTACGTTTGATTACCTTTGGGGTAATCGCGAGCCTGTATTGCTTTCAGGGCATACGTTCTATAGCTTTGGTTCAGATGATTTATTGATGTATCTCTGCATTCATGGCTCAAAAGATTGTTGGCGAAAACTCAAATGGATCTGTGATTTATCCGAGTGCATCCAACAAACGCCAGGGCGCGATTGGCCGCATTTTTTACAGGGGGCTGCCCAGATGGGATGTGAACGTATGGTCCTGCTGGGATTGTGTCTGACCCAGCAAGTGCTGGGGACCGAGCTGCCAGATGTTGTGCGAGTCAAAATTAATGCTCATCCAGGTTGCTCGCGACTGGCGCAAGATTTTGCCCAACGACTGTTTGATCAAGAGAATGAATTAGGCAGAAGCTTTACGCCTCAGAAGTTTATTCGTCACTGGCAGATGACGGAAACGAGACGCGATCGCATTGCCTGTATCCTAGATATTCGCCGCCCTATCCATGGCTTTTGGCTCAAGTGTTTACCGAATGTCAACGATCGTGACTTTCTGGTTTTGCCGAAACCCCTGTATTTTCTCTATTTTCTAATTCGTCCCCTGCGCTTGGGGCTCAAGCATTTGAACGCAGCCAATCCCTAA